GTATGTTGCCATTGACAGATTTCCAGGAATGACAGAATTTAGCACATGTTTGGTACTCTTATTCCTACAATGTGCCACTTCGCTTTGGGCTTTACTATTTGTCATAAAAGggtaaaggaaaaagaaatcagtTGCACTGACAAAATGGTTCAATATTGCAGTTTGCAattagaaaagggaaagaaataaaaacggTCCATGAAAGGGACTAATGTTTGCTTTTGTGAAAGGAAAACTTAGTTCATTCAAATTTTGTCAAATGAAGCAAAATGATTTTGGTCACTATCTACCTATTGATAGCCTTTACTTTCATACGTGTGACTTATAATTTTCTTGTGGGCATCTTACTGCATCTTACTGTATACAATGCATGCTAATATCCTTCACTGAGAATAGGATTGTCTAGCTGGTCGAAATTCTTGCAAACATTACAAGGGAATGGCTGTGATGATATCCTTTATATAGTATGTTTAGAAAGCAAGTTTTTCTGAAAGCTGTTAGTTCCTGTCCTTTTGGAGTGCTGAGAATGTTTTGTTACCAAATCAGCGGAgaatcttttctttcattctctctATAAATGCCAGAGAACTTTGTTCCTGGAATTAAGATACTCAAAATATGCTGTCTGATAATGTTAGCTGAACAAGGCTCGTTATTTTACAGCCGACAAGCCCTGGGCCTGCCATTGGAAGAGCCAGGGAGATATGTAGACAGCGGTTACTTTGGCAAGGATCAATACGATCCTTCAAACCCTTTATATAGATATGACTATTGGGGCGAACCGGAGAACTCAGAGAAAAGCAAGCAACAGAGGATGACGGACGCCCACAACAAAtccatggttggcaagggtGTCGTGTGGTATGAAATGTCTTATGAAGATGCCATCAAGCAAAAGATGCAGAGAGAAGCCGCATCAAAGGAGTGATGCAAAAAGATTTCGAGGATCAAGATAGCAATAAAGACGATGAGGACGACGATGACGAGGATTTTGATTACAGCATCCTTGGCGACCCGAGCATTAGTTTTGAGAACCAGCCTCTTGTTAATGGGACTGAATCTTCTAGAATATCAGATGCGGGTATGTTTGAGGACTAATGTAGCCATTGTTGGATAGTGGAAAGTCTGTACAGCGGAACGCATGTTATCTTTCCTATTTTTGACCAAAGCTCGAGTTAAAAGCCGTTGTGTACGGAGCATTCTAGCCTTTGCTAAGCAAGGACAAGAAGCATGAAGAAAAGTTTGAGAGTTCCATAAAGAAACACCCCTATCTTTGTAAAGTACGTTGGAAGgatttgataaattatatcatTTACCATAAATGGGAAGGATGAAAAAGCCAAACTTCTTAGGAAAGTTACGATCTCAAAATTTACGAAAATACAAAGAAGTCGTGAAAACTTACTACCATTTGAAGGACGTCACGAATCGTAAGGTTGTAATTTATTGAAAACACTGATAATTTATTGAAAACACTGATGACACTTGCGAATTTTCATTggaaaagtcattcaaaaaggTATTGCCTCATCTAAAAGGCagtttgaataaaaaaatcagatgaaAAGAATCAGTGCATCATGCTTGGACATATATAGTTCATCTGAAAAAGCAGATTGAATGAAGGAATGATCGGAACATAcacaaacaaaggaaaagaatgaatttttgctttttcctttctttctcttttttatttctgtgTGTGGCAGAGCAAGAAAACAATTTGATCTTTCCACTTACGCCGTGCAAACAGAACCGGAGCCTTTATACAAGGAAAGACTGCCTCTTCTCTCTAACTTATCCTCCCGTCTTTCTTTTGCCCTTCTTTATAACAGTCTATCCTCGGCGTCCATCAGAAAAGCCTACTGCTTTCGCTTGTGCTCCATTTCAATGAATCGGAATCAATATCTCCAAATATCTATATGTACACGCTCCCTTCCAAATCCACATTTTGCGTCGCTGACCATCCACAGATAAGATAACACCAACCTCAGTCGCCAAATGTTCAAAGCAAAAGAAGGAAGTTCCCAACCCTCTTTGAGAAAGGCTGGAGCAGTATGTTCCCCCCAATCCATTGGGCACTTCCAATTTAGGCGGTCACCTAAGAAGGAAGGAGATTTCCCCCAGTTGTCTCATTCCTCCTAAAGGAACTCCTTTCCAGTCCCTCTTAAAAGGATTTAAGTTCCTAGTGTCAGAATATGGGAAAAAAGATTCTCTCATCAATCAATTTCCCCGTCCTCTACGTCATTTGGCGGCGGCAGAACCGGATGACTTTTGGGCGGCTCACtctcctcatcctcatcttcgtCATCAACCTTCATGTACAAGCCAAGCTGTTCTAAAGGATTGCTACAATTCTGGAGTTTGAAACTACCCAGATGGTCTTCTGAACAGTCTGGGCTCTTTGCCTCCTCCAAGAAGTTTGGTAATTCCTCACCATGAGGAACCCGAAGCATCTCCAAGTCCTCCATAAACTGACTGTTCTCATTGATATCAACTGTCTTTTCCATCTGCAGAAACCAAGACTTGTCAGATAAGTACCTTTTAAAACCTTGTCCAGGAAACTGCAAAGTGTGCACTCACCTTTTGCAATGCTTGACGAGCAAGTTCCCTCTCCAGCTCCCTCTGCCTCTTGGCTTCAGCTGCAGCTTCAGCTTCAGCTTTTTTTCTAGCCTCTTCTGCTGCCTTTGCCTCAGCTTGAATTTTAGCCTTTTCTGATTAAAagagcttttttctttt
This genomic stretch from Eucalyptus grandis isolate ANBG69807.140 chromosome 3, ASM1654582v1, whole genome shotgun sequence harbors:
- the LOC104428401 gene encoding transcription factor GTE10-like; translated protein: MANGVSDDQKSTFHDLDTASVDGMDQVVQNSQPNSLPLEADVQGEEESTPPERQVSPEKRYRAALLRNRFAETIFKAREKALEKVEKQDPEKLRIEREELERRAKEEKAKIQAEAKAAEEARKKAEAEAAAEAKRQRELERELARQALQKMEKTVDINENSQFMEDLEMLRVPHGEELPNFLEEAKSPDCSEDHLGSFKLQNCSNPLEQLGLYMKVDDEDEDEESEPPKSHPVLPPPNDVEDGEID